A window of the Lactuca sativa cultivar Salinas chromosome 7, Lsat_Salinas_v11, whole genome shotgun sequence genome harbors these coding sequences:
- the LOC111882309 gene encoding probable serine/threonine-protein kinase WNK11 isoform X2: MMPAMELDSEAFVEVDPSGRYGRYSELLGSGAVKRVYRAFDQEEGIEVAWNQVKLRNFCHDQSMMERLYSEVKLLTSLKNNNIITLFREWRDTERNTLNFITEVCTSGNLRDYRKKHKQVSMQALKKWSWQILKGLDYLHRHEPCIIHRDLNCSNVFINGNIGQVKIGDLGLAAIVGKSHCAHSILGTPEFMAPELYEEDYTELVDIYSFGMCLLEMVTLELPYSECDNIARIYKKVTSGIRPDAMNKLKDPEVKAFIEKCLAHPRDRPSAADLLHDSFFHGISHDDDDEN, translated from the exons ATG ATGCCGGCAATGGAATTGGATTCGGAGGCGTTTGTGGAGGTGGATCCGAGTGGAAGGTACGGACGCTACAGCGAGCTACTCGGTTCAGGCGCAGTGAAGAGAGTTTACAGAGCGTTTGACCAGGAGGAAGGGATCGAGGTGGCTTGGAATCAAGTAAAATTGAGGAACTTTTGCCATGATCAATCCATGATGGAACGGCTTTACTCCGAGGTGAAGCTATTAACGTCGTTGAAGAACAACAACATAATTACTCTGTTCCGGGAATGGAGAGACACGGAACGGAACACCTTAAACTTCATCACCGAAGTTTGTACCTCCGGCAACCTCAGAGATTACCGGAAGAAGCATAAACAGGTTTCGATGCAGGCTTTGAAGAAGTGGTCATGGCAGATATTGAAAGGCTTGGATTATCTACACAGGCATGAACCATGTATCATTCACAGAGATCTCAATTGCAGCAACGTCTTCATCAATGGCAATATTGGCCAG gtGAAAATTGGCGATTTGGGTTTGGCTGCAATAGTTGGTAAGAGCCATTGTGCACATTCAATACTGGGGACACCTGAATTCATGGCTCCTGAGCTGTACGAGGAGGATTACACGGAGCTGGTGGATATATATTCTTTTGGCATGTGTTTGCTTGAGATGGTGACTCTTGAACTGCCTTACAGCGAATGTGATAATATTGCCAGAATTTACAAGAAGGTTACATCTGGAATAAGACCAGACGCCATGAACAAGCTAAAAGATCCGGAGGTGAAGGCCTTTATTGAAAAGTGCTTGGCTCATCCAAGGGATAGGCCTTCTGCTGCCGACCTCCTCCATGATTCCTTCTTCCATGGTATTTCTCATGATGACGATGACGAAAACTGA
- the LOC111882309 gene encoding probable serine/threonine-protein kinase WNK11 isoform X1 gives MHLCWKMPAMELDSEAFVEVDPSGRYGRYSELLGSGAVKRVYRAFDQEEGIEVAWNQVKLRNFCHDQSMMERLYSEVKLLTSLKNNNIITLFREWRDTERNTLNFITEVCTSGNLRDYRKKHKQVSMQALKKWSWQILKGLDYLHRHEPCIIHRDLNCSNVFINGNIGQVKIGDLGLAAIVGKSHCAHSILGTPEFMAPELYEEDYTELVDIYSFGMCLLEMVTLELPYSECDNIARIYKKVTSGIRPDAMNKLKDPEVKAFIEKCLAHPRDRPSAADLLHDSFFHGISHDDDDEN, from the exons ATG CACTTGTGTTGGAAGATGCCGGCAATGGAATTGGATTCGGAGGCGTTTGTGGAGGTGGATCCGAGTGGAAGGTACGGACGCTACAGCGAGCTACTCGGTTCAGGCGCAGTGAAGAGAGTTTACAGAGCGTTTGACCAGGAGGAAGGGATCGAGGTGGCTTGGAATCAAGTAAAATTGAGGAACTTTTGCCATGATCAATCCATGATGGAACGGCTTTACTCCGAGGTGAAGCTATTAACGTCGTTGAAGAACAACAACATAATTACTCTGTTCCGGGAATGGAGAGACACGGAACGGAACACCTTAAACTTCATCACCGAAGTTTGTACCTCCGGCAACCTCAGAGATTACCGGAAGAAGCATAAACAGGTTTCGATGCAGGCTTTGAAGAAGTGGTCATGGCAGATATTGAAAGGCTTGGATTATCTACACAGGCATGAACCATGTATCATTCACAGAGATCTCAATTGCAGCAACGTCTTCATCAATGGCAATATTGGCCAG gtGAAAATTGGCGATTTGGGTTTGGCTGCAATAGTTGGTAAGAGCCATTGTGCACATTCAATACTGGGGACACCTGAATTCATGGCTCCTGAGCTGTACGAGGAGGATTACACGGAGCTGGTGGATATATATTCTTTTGGCATGTGTTTGCTTGAGATGGTGACTCTTGAACTGCCTTACAGCGAATGTGATAATATTGCCAGAATTTACAAGAAGGTTACATCTGGAATAAGACCAGACGCCATGAACAAGCTAAAAGATCCGGAGGTGAAGGCCTTTATTGAAAAGTGCTTGGCTCATCCAAGGGATAGGCCTTCTGCTGCCGACCTCCTCCATGATTCCTTCTTCCATGGTATTTCTCATGATGACGATGACGAAAACTGA